The Bradyrhizobium sp. CCGB01 genome segment GCCGGTCGGGCGCAGCGGCGATGAGCTCGATCGTCTCGCCGAAAACCTCAACGCCATGCTGGAGCGGATCGAGGCGCTGATGGCGGGGCTGAAGGAGGTCTCCGACAACATCGCCCACGACCTCAAGACGCCGCTGACGCGCTTGCGCAACCGCGCCGAGGAGGCGCTGGCGAGATCGGGCTGCGAGGCCGATTATCGCGCTGCCCTGGAGCGGACCATCGAGGAATCCGACGGGCTGATCCGCACCTTCAACGCGCTGCTGATGATCGCGCGCGCCGAGTCCGGGCAGGCGCGCGGTAACATGGACGATTTCGATGCCGCCGACGTCGCGGGCGGCATCCACGAGCTCTACGAGCCGCTGGCCGAGGATGACGGAATGACGCTCAAGGTCAAGGCCGAGCCGACCCCGGTTCACGCCAATCGCGAGCTGATCAGCCAGGCGCTCGCCAATCTCGTCGAGAACGCGATCAAATACGGCAAGCCTGTCACGCAGACGGGCGGAACCGTGGTCAGCATGGACACGAAGCAGATCACGATCGAGGCGAAGCGCGACGGCGATCACGTACTGCTCAGCGTCACCGATCGCGGACCCGGCATCCCCGAAGCCGATCGCAAGCATGCCATCGAGCGATTCGTGCGTCTGGAAGCCAGCCGCACGCTGCCGGGCTCGGGCCTTGGCCTCAGCCTCGCGTCCGCGGTTGCCACGCTTCATGGCGGCGAATTGCGGCTGGGTGATGCCCATCCGGGGCTCGTTGCCACGCTGGTGCTGCCGGCCCGCGCGGGCGACAGGGTTGCTCCGCCAATACCGGATGTGCCACAGAAGGTGGCATGAACCACTCCGCGCCGGGAAACGCGGACAAGACTGGTGAGAGCCTCGCCGCACGCTTCGCGGAGGCTCCCCATATTGCCGCTTCCGCAACTGAAGAACGACGTTTTGAAGATTGGCTGGCCGAACTCGAGCCGGCGCAATTGGCCCGTCTCGACGCCCTGCTGGTTCATCCCTTCGCGCGGGATATTCTGGCCGGCATCGCGGAGTTCTCGCCCTATCTGTTCGATCTGGTGCGCGCCGATGTGCCGCGCCTGATCCGGCTGCTCGAATGCGATCCGGACGCGCATCTGGCCACGCTCATCGCCGAGGCGAGGGACGCGGTCCTCGTGGCGACCGATGAAGCCGAGGTGATGCGGCGGCTTCGCAGGATGAAGGCGGAAGCGGCACTTCTTACCGCGCTGTGCGATATCGGCGGCGTCTGGCCGGTGATGCGGGTGACGGCGGCGCTGACCGATGTCGCGGTGTCCTCGGTGCAGGCGGCGCTGCAGTACCAGCTGCGGCAGGAAGCCGCACGCGGAAAGATCCTGCCGCCCGATCCCGAAGCTCCGGAACAGGGCTGCGGCCTGATCGTGCTCGCGATGGGCAAGATGGGGGCGGGCGAGCTGAACTATTCCAGCGACATCGACCTCATCGTGTTCTTCGATCCCGAGGCCACGACGCTCGCGCCCGATATCGAGCCGCAGCCGTTCTTCGTGCGGGTGACGCAGGGCATGGCGCGCATTCTCCAGCAGCGCACCTATGACGGCTACGTCTTCCGCGTCGACCTGCGGCTGCGTCCCGATCCGTCCTCGACGCAGGTGGCGATCTCGCGCGACGCCGCGCTGAACTATTACGAGCGGGAGGGGCGCACCTGGGAGCGCGCCGCGATGATCAAGGCGCGCGCCTGCGCCGGCGATGCCAAAGCGGGCGAGGCGCTGCTCGCGGAGATCGCGCCCTTCGTCTGGCGCAAGCATCTCGACTTCGCCGCGCTTGCCGACGTCCACGACATGAAGCGGCAGATGCAGACCTATCGCGGCCAGAGCGAGATCGCGGTGGAGGGGCACAACGTCAAGGTCGGGCGTGGCGGCATTCGCGAGATCGAATTTTTCGCGCAGACGCAGCAGCTCATCGCCGGCGGCCGCCATCCCGAGTTGCGGGTGCGGCCGACGCTCGCCGCGCTCGATATTCTCGCCTCCAGCAACTGGATCACCTCTGCGGCGCGCGACGAGCTGACCACGGCGTATGAATTCCTGCGCCGCGTCGAGCACCGTCTCCAGATGATCGCCGACGAGCAGACCCATGCGTTGCCCGAGGACAAGGAGGCGGTCGAGCGCTTTGCGCGCTTCTTCGGCTATCCGGATCGCGAGGCCTTTGCGCGTGACCTGTTGCGGCAGCTCCAGATCGTGCAGGGACACTACGAAAAACTGTTCGAGGGCGATGACCCGACCGGCACGGCAGAACTGCCGGCGCTCGACTACGGTGCAGGCCCCGACGATCCGCGCCTGCTGCAATATCTGACGACGCTCGGCTTCAAGAAGCCGGCCGCACTCGCGCAGACCATCCGCGACTGGATCACCGGCGACTACCGCGTGTTCCGCAACGACCAGACCCGAAGCGCTTTCGTCGAGTTCGTGCCGGCGCTGATCGACGGCCTCGCGCGTGCCGAGGAGCCGGATCGCGCCGTCGTGGCGTTCGATCAATTCCTTGGGGCGCTCCAGCTCGGCGGCCGGCTGATCACGCTGCTCGGCCAGAACCGCGATCTCGTCGCGCTCGTGGCGCTGGTGCTGGGCGCGGCGCCCCGGCTCGGCGAGATGCTGGCGCGCAAGCCGCAGCTCATGGACGGGCTGATCGATCCGAGATTCTTCGGCGCGATGCCGGACAAGCAGGAATTGTCGGCGCGATTGGCCGCGACGGTGCGCGACGCCGATTCCTATGAGGAATTTCTCGATCGCCTCCGCCTGTTCGGGCAGGAGAGCCTGTTCCTGATCGGCACGCGCATTCTCTCCGGAACTGTCTCGGCGCAGCAGGCGAGCACGGCTTTCGCCGATGTCGCCGAAGGCACCGTCCACACCGTGCACGATCTCGTCGCCGAACGCTTCGCCGCCCAGCACGGGCGTATCAAGGACCAGCAGACCGCGATCATCGCGATGGGCCGGCTCGGCAGCCGCGAGATGACGGCGTCGTCCGATCTCGACCTGATCCTGCTCTACGATTTCGACAGCGACAATCCGGACTCCGACGGGCCGAAATCGCTGCAGGGCGCCCACTACTTCGCGCGCTTCACCCAGCGCCTGATCAGCGCCTTCACGACGCGCACCAATTACGGCGTGCTCTACGAGATCGACATGCGGCTGCGTCCGTCGGGACGCGCCGGTCCTGTGGCCTCGAGCCTCGTCTCATTCGCGGACTACCAGGCCAACGAGGCCTGGACCTGGGAGCACATGGCCCTGACCCGGGCCCGCGTGGTGTCGGCCTCGGATGAGTTCCGCGAGCGGATCGAGCGCATCATCCGCGATGTCCTGACCCGCCGCCGCGACCGCGCGATCATTGCCAACGACGTCGCCGACATGCGGCGCGCGATCGCGCAGGAGAAGGGCGACAGCGACCATTGGGATCTCAAATATGCCGCCGGCGGCATGGTCGATATCGACTTCATCGCGCAATATCTCCAGCTCGTGCACGCCCACGACAAGCCGGAGATCCTGGACGTCAGCACCCTTCAAGTGCTGGACAACGCCGCCAGGCTCGGCGCGCTGCCGCATTCGGAGGCGGAGATTCTTCGCGCTGCGGCGCGGCTCTATCACGACTTGACGCAGATCCTGCGGCTCTGCGTCAGCGACGGTTTCAAGCCTGACACCGCGGGCACCGACCTTCAGCGCGTGATGGCGCGCGCCGGCGATGCGCCCGACTTCTCGTCGCTGGAAGCGCGCGTGAAGGAAACCCAGGGCGAGGTAAGGCGCGTATTTACGGCGCTGCTGGAAGGGACGTCGTCTGCTTCAGCGAGGTGAGGGCCTCGCGCACGTTCGGCTCCAGCCCCGCGCCGCCCGCGTCGAGATGGGCGAAGATCGCGCGCTTCATCCGGGGGTCCCAGAACTTCTTGATGTGGTCGGCAATCCCCGGCACGGCCTTGTCGTGGCCCTGGCTGCGGAAGAACATGCCGATCTGGTTGGCCATGTAGACGAGGCGGTCAGGCGACGACATTGATGATCTCCTGGGCACGATGAGCCGACACGCGGCTCTGGTGCGTGAACACTTCAAACCCGTCGCTGCGGGCAATCGCAATCAGCGTGATTCCGGCGGCCTCCGCGGTGCGGACCGCGAGCGCGGTGGGGGCGGAGACCGCGACCAGCACGGGCGCACCGATGGCGGCGGTCTTCTGCACCATCTCGACCGAGACCCGGCTCGTCAGCAGCACCATGCCCGCGCTCGCGTCGGTGCGGCTGCGTGCCAGGGAGCCTGCGAGCTTGTCGAGCGCGTTGTGGCGGCCGACGTCCTCGCGCAGGGCGACGATCCCGTTCGCCGGCGACCAGAAGGCGGCGGCATGGACCGCGCGGGTCTGCATGTTGATCGCTTGCAGGGGCGCGATCGCCTGCATCGCGGCCATGATCTGCTGCGGCGTGAAGCTGGTTCCCTGCGGCACGACGGCGGCGGGGCGCACGGCCTCCGCGATGGAGTCGATGCCGCAAATGCCGCAACCGGTCGGGCCGGCGATGTGCCGACGCCGCTCGCTGATGCGCGCGGCATCTTCCGAGGCCAGCCACATGCGCAACTCGATGCCGTCGTCGAGACGGACGACGTCGAGCGACTTGATGTCGTCGACCGACTTGATGATGCCTTCATCCAGGCTGAAGCCAACCGCGAAATCTTCCAGGTTCTGCGGCGTTCCCATCATGACGGCGTAGGTGCCGCCATTATAGGTCAGCGCCAGCGGCGTCTCCTCCGGGATCAGCCGCGCCCCTTCGGACGCGACGCCGTCGCGCCAGATCTCGCGGTCGATGGCCTGGACCGGCACGTGCATGCCGTTACTCCGCGGCCTCGGCCGGCGCGATGCGGCGGGAATGCCGCGCCTGCTCGTCATAGGACTTCTGCCAGTCGGACGGGCCGTTCGACGGCGAGATCTGCACCGCCGTGACCTTGTATTCGGGGCAGTTGGTCGCCCAGTCCGAATAGTCGGTCGTGATGACGTTGGCCTGCGTGTCAGGATGGTGGAAGGTGGTGTAGACGACGCCCGGCGACACGCGGTCGGTGATCTCCGCGCGTAGCGTGGTCTCGCCCGCGCGGCTCGTCAGCCGCACCCAGTCGCCGTCGCGCACGCCGCGCTGCTCGGCATCATGCGGATGGATCTCCAGGCGATCCTCGGCATGCCAGACCACGTTCTCGGTGCGCCTCGTCTGCGCGCCGACATTGTACTGGCTGAGGATGCGGCCCGTGGTGAGCAGCAGCGGGAAGCGGGGGCCGGTGCGCTCGTCGGTCGCGACATATTCGGTGACGATGAACTTGCCCTTGCCGCGGACGAAGCCGCCGATATGCATCACCGGCGTGCCCTCGGGCGCCTTCTCGTTGCAGGGCCACTGCACCGAGCCGAGCTCGTCGAGCTTGGCGTAGGAGACACCGGTGAAGGTCGGCGTCAGCGCCGCGATCTCGTCCATGATCTCGGACGGGTGGCTGTAGTTCATCTCGAAGCCCATCGCCTTGGCGAGGGCGATGGTGACCT includes the following:
- a CDS encoding ATP-binding protein encodes the protein MTAFGKLVRTTAFRLTLVYLFLFAIFAASLLGYFAWNTRRLITEEITQTVNAETSEISEIYDRRGLVGLVRTIEYRALRPGANLYLVTTPTGQAIAGNVGSLAPGVMATRGWSETAYRRIEDTDERNHRALVRVTELENGFRLLIGRDLDERRRLFGIVAKAAQWSILIVFVLGLGGGIFVARRVLTRIDAMSGTAHRIMTGDLSERLPVGRSGDELDRLAENLNAMLERIEALMAGLKEVSDNIAHDLKTPLTRLRNRAEEALARSGCEADYRAALERTIEESDGLIRTFNALLMIARAESGQARGNMDDFDAADVAGGIHELYEPLAEDDGMTLKVKAEPTPVHANRELISQALANLVENAIKYGKPVTQTGGTVVSMDTKQITIEAKRDGDHVLLSVTDRGPGIPEADRKHAIERFVRLEASRTLPGSGLGLSLASAVATLHGGELRLGDAHPGLVATLVLPARAGDRVAPPIPDVPQKVA
- a CDS encoding bifunctional [glutamine synthetase] adenylyltransferase/[glutamine synthetase]-adenylyl-L-tyrosine phosphorylase; its protein translation is MNHSAPGNADKTGESLAARFAEAPHIAASATEERRFEDWLAELEPAQLARLDALLVHPFARDILAGIAEFSPYLFDLVRADVPRLIRLLECDPDAHLATLIAEARDAVLVATDEAEVMRRLRRMKAEAALLTALCDIGGVWPVMRVTAALTDVAVSSVQAALQYQLRQEAARGKILPPDPEAPEQGCGLIVLAMGKMGAGELNYSSDIDLIVFFDPEATTLAPDIEPQPFFVRVTQGMARILQQRTYDGYVFRVDLRLRPDPSSTQVAISRDAALNYYEREGRTWERAAMIKARACAGDAKAGEALLAEIAPFVWRKHLDFAALADVHDMKRQMQTYRGQSEIAVEGHNVKVGRGGIREIEFFAQTQQLIAGGRHPELRVRPTLAALDILASSNWITSAARDELTTAYEFLRRVEHRLQMIADEQTHALPEDKEAVERFARFFGYPDREAFARDLLRQLQIVQGHYEKLFEGDDPTGTAELPALDYGAGPDDPRLLQYLTTLGFKKPAALAQTIRDWITGDYRVFRNDQTRSAFVEFVPALIDGLARAEEPDRAVVAFDQFLGALQLGGRLITLLGQNRDLVALVALVLGAAPRLGEMLARKPQLMDGLIDPRFFGAMPDKQELSARLAATVRDADSYEEFLDRLRLFGQESLFLIGTRILSGTVSAQQASTAFADVAEGTVHTVHDLVAERFAAQHGRIKDQQTAIIAMGRLGSREMTASSDLDLILLYDFDSDNPDSDGPKSLQGAHYFARFTQRLISAFTTRTNYGVLYEIDMRLRPSGRAGPVASSLVSFADYQANEAWTWEHMALTRARVVSASDEFRERIERIIRDVLTRRRDRAIIANDVADMRRAIAQEKGDSDHWDLKYAAGGMVDIDFIAQYLQLVHAHDKPEILDVSTLQVLDNAARLGALPHSEAEILRAAARLYHDLTQILRLCVSDGFKPDTAGTDLQRVMARAGDAPDFSSLEARVKETQGEVRRVFTALLEGTSSASAR
- a CDS encoding formate dehydrogenase subunit delta, with the translated sequence MSSPDRLVYMANQIGMFFRSQGHDKAVPGIADHIKKFWDPRMKRAIFAHLDAGGAGLEPNVREALTSLKQTTSLPAAP
- the fdhD gene encoding formate dehydrogenase accessory sulfurtransferase FdhD, yielding MHVPVQAIDREIWRDGVASEGARLIPEETPLALTYNGGTYAVMMGTPQNLEDFAVGFSLDEGIIKSVDDIKSLDVVRLDDGIELRMWLASEDAARISERRRHIAGPTGCGICGIDSIAEAVRPAAVVPQGTSFTPQQIMAAMQAIAPLQAINMQTRAVHAAAFWSPANGIVALREDVGRHNALDKLAGSLARSRTDASAGMVLLTSRVSVEMVQKTAAIGAPVLVAVSAPTALAVRTAEAAGITLIAIARSDGFEVFTHQSRVSAHRAQEIINVVA